One Drosophila virilis strain 15010-1051.87 chromosome 5, Dvir_AGI_RSII-ME, whole genome shotgun sequence DNA window includes the following coding sequences:
- the LOC6625469 gene encoding probable cytochrome P450 6a21, translating into MGIGTLLLTAVIALIGYLFLQIRRNMQHWQNLGIPCEEPNFLMGNLTGVRIKRAFPDIWIHYYNKFRGTGPFAGFYWFQRPAAFILEPFLVKHILIKDFNKFTDRGFFHNPEDDPLSGQLFLLDGHKWRSMRNKLSSTFTSGKMKYMFPTIVKIGHEFVDVFGEMTDKSSIIEVKELMARFTTDVIGTCAFGIECSSLKDPEAEFRVMGRKALTDQRHGDLGMAFINSFPKFSRRIHLKMTPEHIEKFFMRIVRETVAYREENNVRRNDFMDQLIDLKNNQLMKSETGESMSLTIEEIAAQAFVFFAAGFETSSTTMGFALFELAQNEDIQKRLREDCNEVLARYNGELTYECIKDMEYLNQVISETLRLYTVLPVLNRECLEDFVVPGYPNYVIKKGMPVLIPCGAIHRDEKFYPEPNRFNPDNFKAERVKNRDSGEWLPFGDGPRNCIGMRFGEMQARIGLAMLIKNFKFSVCDKTIIPIKNHKESFLIASESGIYLKVERV; encoded by the exons ATGGGCATCGGCACTTTATTATTAACGGCGGTGATAGCCCTGATAGGCTATCTTTTCTTGCAAATACGTCGAAATATGCAGCATTGGCAAAACTTGGGCATTCCATGCGAGGAGCCCAATTTTCTGATGGGCAACTTGACGGGCGTCCGCATTAAGCGTGCATTTCCAGATATTTGGATTCATTATTATAACAAGTTCCGAGGAACAGGTCCATTTGCCGGATTCTATTGGTTTCAACGTCCAGCCGCATTCATCTTGGAGCCTTTCTTGGTGAAGCATATCCTGATCAAGGATTTCAATAAGTTCACGGATAGAGGCTTCTTTCACAACCCCGAGGATGATCCACTGTCTGGTCAGCTGTTTCTGCTAGATGGGCACAAGTGGAGATCTATGAGAAACAAGCTATCATCAACCTTTACGTCCGGCAAAATGAAGTACATGTTTCCTACGATTGTAAAAATTGGTCACGAGTTCGTAGACGTCTTCGGAGAAATGACAGACAAGTCTTCGATTATTGAGGTTAAGGAACTCATGGCTCGATTTACCACAGATGTTATTGGCACTTGCGCATTTGGCATTGAGTGCAGCAGTCTCAAGGATCCGGAAGCGGAATTCCGTGTCATGGGTCGTAAGGCTTTAACCGACCAACGTCATGGGGACTTGGGAATGGCTTTTATCAACAgttttccaaaattttcaAGACGCATTCATTTGAAGATGACTCCAGAACATATTGAAAAGTTCTTTATGCGTATTGTAAGAGAAACTGTTGCCTACAGAGAGGAGAACAATGTTCGACGCAACGATTTCATGGATCAACTGATTgacttgaaaaacaatcaattgATGAAGTCCGAGACGGGTGAGAGTATGAGTCTTACGATTGAAGAAATAGCTGCCCAGGCTTTCGTCTTCTTCGCCGCCGGATTTGAAACATCTTCCACCACCATGGGATTTGCTCTATTTGAATTGGCTCAGAACGAGGACATACAAAAGCGGTTGAGGGAGGATTGCAATGAGGTACTAGCCAGGTATAATGGAGAGCTAACTTATGAATGTATCAAGGACATGGAGTATTTGAACCAGGTCATATCGG AAACCCTTCGGCTATACACGGTTCTTCCAGTCCTCAACCGCGAATGCTTAGAGGACTTTGTCGTGCCAGGATATCCGAACTATGTTATCAAGAAGGGAATGCCAGTGCTGATACCCTGCGGTGCTATTCACCGTGATGAAAAGTTCTATCCTGAACCAAACCGATTCAATCCAGATAATTTTAAAGCCGAACGAGTGAAGAACCGTGACTCGGGAGAATGGCTTCCCTTTGGTGATGGGCCGCGTAATTGCATTGGAATGAGATTTGGGGAAATGCAGGCTCGCATTGGTCTTGCCATGCTTATCAAAAACTTTAAGTTTTCGGTGTGCGATAAGACAAttatacccattaaaaatcACAAAGAGAGCTTCTTGATAGCCAGCGAGTCAGGTATATACCTAAAGGTAGAGCGAGTTTAA
- the LOC6625468 gene encoding probable cytochrome P450 6a21, which produces MGVGTLLLTAVLALIGYLFLRLRRNMQHWQNLGIPCEEPNFLMGNLAGVRIKRAFPDIWIHYYNKFKGTGPFAGFYWFQRPAAFILEPFLVKHILIKDFNKFTDRGFFHNPEDDPLSGQLFLLDGHKWRSMRNKLSSTFTSGKMKYMFPTIVKIGHEFVDVFGEMIAKSSIIEVKELMARFTTDVIGTCAFGIECSSLKDPEAEFRVMGRKALTDHRHGALGIAFLNSFPKFSRRIHLKMTPEDIEKFFMRIVRETVAYREENNVRRNDFMDQLIDLKNNQLMKSETGESMSLTIEEIAAQAFVFFAAGFETSSTTMGFALFELAQNEDIQKRLRDDCNEVLARYNGELTYECIKDMEYLNQVISETLRLYTVLPVLNRECLEDFVVPGYPNYVIKKGMPVLIPCGAIHRDEKFYPEPNRFNPDNFKAERVKNRDSGEWLPFGDGPRNCIGMRFGEMQARIGLAMLIKNFKFSVCDKTIIPIKNHKESFLIASESGIYLKVERVQV; this is translated from the exons ATGGGAGTCGGCACCTTATTACTCACTGCGGTGCTAGCCCTGATAGGCTATCTCTTTTTGAGATTGCGTCGTAATATGCAGCATTGGCAAAACTTGGGCATTCCATGCGAGGAGCCCAATTTTCTGATGGGCAACTTGGCGGGCGTCCGCATTAAGCGAGCATTTCCAGATATTTGGATTCATTATTATAACAAGTTTAAAGGAACGGGACCATTTGCCGGATTCTATTGGTTTCAACGTCCAGCCGCATTTATCTTGGAGCCTTTCTTGGTGAAGCATATCCTGATCAAGGATTTCAATAAGTTCACGGATAGAGGCTTCTTTCACAACCCCGAGGATGATCCACTGTCTGGTCAGCTGTTTCTGCTAGATGGTCACAAGTGGAGATCTATGAGAAACAAGCTATCATCAACCTTTACGTCCGGCAAAATGAAGTACATGTTTCCTACCATTGTAAAAATTGGTCACGAATTCGTAGACGTCTTCGGAGAAATGATAGCCAAGTCTTCGATTATTGAGGTTAAGGAACTCATGGCTCGATTTACCACAGATGTTATTGGCACTTGCGCATTTGGCATTGAGTGCAGCAGTCTCAAGGATCCGGAAGCGGAATTCCGTGTCATGGGTCGTAAGGCTTTAACCGATCATCGTCATGGGGCCTTGGGAATTGCTTTTCTGAACAgttttccaaaattttcaAGACGCATTCATTTGAAGATGACTCCAGAGGACATTGAAAAGTTCTTCATGCGCATTGTAAGAGAAACTGTTGCCTACAGAGAGGAGAACAATGTTCGACGCAACGATTTCATGGATCAACTGATTgacttgaaaaacaatcaattgATGAAGTCCGAGACGGGTGAGAGTATGAGTCTTACGATTGAAGAAATAGCTGCCCAGGCTTTCGTCTTCTTCGCCGCCGGATTTGAAACATCTTCCACCACCATGGGATTTGCTCTATTTGAATTGGCTCAGAACGAGGACATACAAAAACGGTTGAGGGACGATTGCAATGAGGTACTAGCCAGGTATAATGGAGAGCTAACTTATGAATGTATCAAGGACATGGAGTATTTGAACCAGGTCATATCGG AAACCCTTCGGCTATACACGGTTCTTCCAGTCCTCAACCGCGAATGCTTAGAGGACTTTGTCGTTCCAGGATATCCGAACTATGTTATCAAGAAGGGAATGCCAGTGCTGATACCCTGCGGTGCTATTCACCGTGATGAAAAGTTCTATCCTGAACCAAATCGATTCAATCCAGATAATTTTAAAGCCGAACGAGTGAAGAACCGTGACTCGGGAGAATGGCTTCCCTTTGGTGATGGGCCGCGTAATTGCATTGGAATGAGATTTGGGGAAATGCAGGCTCGCATTGGTCTTGCCATGCTTATCAAAAACTTTAAGTTTTCGGTGTGCGATAAGACAAttatacccattaaaaatcACAAGGAGAGCTTCTTGATAGCTAGCGAGTCTGGCATTTACCTGAAAGTGGAGCGTGTTCAAGTCTAG
- the LOC6625467 gene encoding probable cytochrome P450 6a23, which translates to MFASTLLLACVLIGFYIWIRQRLSYFERRGIAHEAPLPLVGNLWGWRVTRHTSEIVQNLYVRYKHLGPLIGFYFLMTPAYIISDMELLKRVFIKDFANFDGRGLFYNERDDPLSAHLFAIDGPKWHSLRPRMSPIFSSAKMKLMFPAVLRTARELSKVLHERCSGKAASLEVTKLLACYTADTIGSAIFGLDCNSLRNPKAPFVQMGLNAMLKKRIDYIFCLLFPELSLRLHIKRTPADVEAFYMGLVKDTISHREQHKIKRNDFVDIMLEMKQKYDSGNTAEGLTVNEIAAQMYVFLVAGFETTSTALTLALYELARHEHIQSQLREEIEEVIANYGENGELNYEAMQKMKYLEQVISETLRMYPVATEHMRRANGHFEVPDHPKHYIPAGSHLIIPVYAIHHDPEYYPEPEKFLPERFTEEAIQKRPSCAFLPFGLGPRICIGMRFGRIKLAVGLIALIRNFRFAFAPTTPQTMQFEKHSFLLHTKGFQLQVEPLG; encoded by the exons ATGTTCGCCTCAACTTTGCTACTCGCGTGTGTCCTGATCGGATTCTATATTTGGATAAGGCAGCGTCTATCCTACTTTGAACGTCGTGGCATTGCGCATGAAGCTCCCCTGCCGTTGGTGGGAAATCTGTGGGGCTGGCGGGTAACAAGACACACCTCGGAAATAGTACAGAATCTCTATGTGAGGTACAAGCACTTGGGCCCACTCAttggattttattttcttatgaCGCCCGCCTATATTATTTCGGATATGGAGCTGCTGAAGCGGGTTTTCATCAAGGATTTTGCTAACTTCGACGGTCGAGGGCTGTTTTACAATGAGCGGGACGATCCCTTGTCCGCGCATCTCTTTGCCATTGATGGTCCCAAGTGGCACAGCCTGAGGCCCCGCATGTCGCCCATATTCAGCAGTGCCAAGATGAAGCTTATGTTTCCAGCGGTGCTGCGAACAGCCCGGGAACTGTCGAAAGTGCTACACGAGCGTTGCTCGGGAAAGGCTGCTTCTTTGGAGGTCACCAAGCTGCTGGCGTGCTACACGGCGGACACCATTGGCTCCGCAATTTTCGGGCTGGACTGTAATAGTCTGCGCAATCCAAAAGCGCCCTTTGTGCAGATGGGACTGAATGCGATGCTTAAGAAGCGCATCGATTACATATTCTGTCTGCTCTTCCCAGAGCTGAGTCTCAGACTGCACATCAAGCGAACGCCCGCCGACGTGGAGGCCTTCTACATGGGCCTGGTCAAAGACACCATCAGCCACAGGGAGCAGCACAAGATAAAGCGCAATGACTTTGTTGATATCATGCTGGAAATGAAGCAGAAATACGATTCGGGCAACACAGCCGAGGGTCTGACGGTCAATGAGATCGCCGCCCAGATGTACGTATTTCTGGTGGCGGGCTTTGAGACAACATCCACAGCTCTAACCCTGGCCTTGTACGAGCTGGCACGTCACGAACATATCCAAAGCCAGCTGCGGGAAGAGATCGAGGAGGTCATTGCGAACTATGGGGAGAACGGAGAGCTAAACTACGAGGCCATGCAGAAAATGAAGTATCTGGAGCAGGTCATATCGG AAACCCTGCGGATGTATCCCGTGGCCACAGAGCACATGCGTCGTGCCAATGGACATTTCGAGGTGCCAGATCATCCGAAGCATTATATACCAGCTGGATCGCATCTGATCATACCTGTCTATGCCATACACCATGATCCGGAATATTATCCGGAGCCGGAGAAGTTTCTGCCCGAACGTTTCACAGAGGAGGCCATACAGAAACGGCCCAGCTGCGCCTTTCTACCCTTCGGTCTGGGTCCCCGCATCTGCATTGGCATGCGTTTTGGCCGTATCAAGCTGGCCGTGGGCTTAATTGCATTAATACGTAATTTTCGCTTTGCCTTTGCGCCCACCACCCCACAGACCATGCAATTCGAGAAGCATTCGTTTCTACTACACACAAAAGGTTTCCAGCTGCAAGTGGAGCCGCTCGGCTAG
- the LOC138911360 gene encoding probable cytochrome P450 6a23, with translation MSFILALVGIIISLLFYAVRHRHNYWNRRGIPHDVPKFPKGNIGDWPSKRQIGVVFRDYYLKYKNANSPFAGFYFFFTKTVVVTDMELVKRVLIKDFNNFENRGVFYNEIDDPLSATLFSIEGQKWRQLRHKLTPTFTSGKMKHMLPIVLQVAEEMVKVFNDKVSAPQVLEITDLVGRYTADVIGTCAFGLDCNSQRNPDADFVSMGKRAVTERRYHGLLDFILFGFPKLSRRLHLKITTEEVEEFYMRIVRDTINYRLKSNENRGDFMDMLIEMYQKQQKGNTDEGLTFEELAAQAFIFFVAGFETSSTTMGFALYELAQHQDIQDKLRAEINDVLGKHNNKYSYDNVKQMEYLEQVVMETLRKYPVLAHLTRMAISDYSPGDPKYYIEKGSIVVIPALGIHYDPDIYPEPQKFKPERFTEAEISARPACSWLPFGDGPRNCIGSRFGLMQTCVGLAHLIKDFKFSVSPETQIPMKLVTKNILLSSENGIYLNVERVSK, from the exons ATGTCGTTTATTCTAGCGCTGGTCGGTATTATAATATCGCTGCTGTTTTATGCAGTCAGGCATAGGCACAACTATTGGAATCGTCGTGGGATTCCACACGATGTGCCCAAATTTCCGAAGGGCAACATCGGCGACTGGCCGTCCAAGCGACAAATAGGCGTTGTCTTCAGGGATTACTATCTGAAGTACAAGAATGCAAATAGTCCGTTTGCGggcttctatttctttttcacCAAGACCGTTGTGGTCACCGACATGGAGCTGGTGAAACGCGTCCTCATAAAGGATTTCAATAACTTTGAGAATCGTGGCGTATTCTATAATGAAATTGACGATCCCCTGTCGGCCACGCTGTTCAGCATTGAGGGACAGAAGTGGCGGCAGCTGCGGCACAAGCTGACGCCCACCTTCACCTCGGGCAAGATGAAGCACATGTTGCCCATAGTTTTGCAAGTGGCTGAGGAAATGGTCAAGGTGTTTAACGATAAGGTGTCTGCACCTCAGGTGTTGGAGATCACCGATTTGGTGGGTCGCTATACGGCCGACGTGATTGGCACCTGCGCCTTTGGGCTCGACTGCAATAGTCAGCGCAATCCAGATGCGGACTTTGTCAGCATGGGCAAGCGAGCAGTCACGGAGCGACGCTATCATGGGCTGCTTGATTTCATCTTATTTGGCTTTCCCAAGTTGTCGCGTCGCCTGCATCTGAAGATAACAACTGAAGAGGTTGAGGAATTCTACATGCGCATCGTTCGCGATACCATCAACTACCGCCTCAAGAGCAATGAGAACCGCGGCGATTTCATGGACATGCTCATCGAAATGTATCAGAAGCAGCAGAAGGGCAACACCGATGAGGGCCTTACCTTCGAGGAGCTGGCGGCCCAGGCATTTATATTCTTTGTGGCCGGCTTTGAGACCAGCTCCACAACCATGGGCTTTGCCCTGTACGAACTGGCCCAGCATCAGGACATCCAGGACAAGTTGAGAGCGGAAATAAACGATGTGCTTGGCAAGCACAACAATAAATACTCTTACGACAATGTTAAGCAAATGGAATATCTGGAGCAGGTTGTCATGG AAACTCTTCGCAAATATCCCGTGTTGGCCCATCTGACACGCATGGCCATCTCGGACTATTCGCCAGGAGATCCGAAATATTATATTGAGAAAGGCAGCATTGTTGTGATACCAGCCCTCGGCATACACTACGATCCCGACATCTATCCCGAGCCACAAAAGTTCAAGCCAGAGCGCTTCACGGAGGCAGAGATTTCGGCTCGACCAGCCTGCAGTTGGCTGCCCTTTGGCGATGGTCCCCGCAATTGCATTGGCTCCCGCTTCGGCCTCATGCAGACCTGTGTGGGCCTGGCCCATCTGATCAAAGACTTCAAGTTCAGTGTGTCCCCCGAGACCCAAATACCCATGAAATTGGTCACCAAGAACATACTGTTGTCTTCTGAAAacggcatttatttaaatgttgagAGGGTTTCCAAGTAA
- the LOC6625465 gene encoding cytochrome P450 6a22: MLDVIALLLITLAVGFWFVRTRLSYWARRSISHARPTFPMGNLEGFRKDKHFKDILTPLYESFKPTGAPFAGFYFMLRPVVLVLDLELAKEVLIKDFANFEDRGLYHNERDDPLTGHLFRIDGPKWRPLRQKMTSTFSSGKMKFMFPTVCAVGEELAQVCAEQAQNSICGILEINDLMARYTSDVIGSCVFGLDCNGLRNPEAEFAVMGRRAFIERRHNKLIDGFIESFPNLARRLRLRQIHQDITDFYMRIVRDTVNERESKGIVRNDFMNLLIEMKHRGELTLPEMAAQSFIFFAAGFDTSASTLGFALYELAKQPHLQLKLRQDIEQALQAHGGQFTYECMQELRYMELVIAETLRKYPVLPHLSRVSRNFYAAKGNKHFYIEPGQMVFVPVYGIHHDPELYPEPHKFIPERFLADQMAQRHTASWLPFGDGPRNCIGMRFGKMQTSVALFYLLRRFQFSVCPRTASKIEFVKSNILLCPANGIYLKVEELRK; the protein is encoded by the exons ATGCTGGATGTAATTGCGCTGCTCTTAATTACACTGGCCGTCGGGTTCTGGTTTGTGCGCACGAGACTCAGCTATTGGGCGCGACGGAGCATCAGCCATGCGCGGCCCACTTTTCCCATGGGCAACCTGGAGGGTTTTCGGAAGGACAAGCACTTTAAGGACATTCTGACGCCGCTTTATGAGAGCTTCAAGCCCACCGGGGCGCCCTTTGCGGGCTTCTACTTTATGCTGCGACcggtggtgctggtgctggacCTGGAGCTAGCCAAGGAAGTGCTTATCAAGGACTTTGCGAACTTTGAGGATCGCGGCTTGTACCACAATGAGCGCGATGATCCACTCACAGGCCACCTGTTTCGCATAGATGGGCCCAAGTGGCGGCCACTGCGCCAGAAGATGACGTCCACCTTTAGCTCCGGCAAGATGAAGTTCATGTTTCCCACGGTGTGCGCCGTGGGCGAGGAGCTAGCTCAGGTCTGCGCTGAGCAAGCGCAAAATTCCATTTGTGGCATTCTGGAGATAAACGATCTGATGGCCAGGTACACCTCGGATGTGATTGGTAGCTGTGTTTTTGGCTTGGACTGCAATGGACTGCGCAATCCGGAGGCCGAGTTCGCCGTAATGGGACGACGCGCCTTCATAGAGCGACGCCACAACAAACTCATTGATGGCTTCATTGAGAGCTTTCCAAATCTGGCACGCCGTCTGCGCCTACGCCAGATACACCAGGACATTACGGACTTTTACATGCGCATCGTACGGGATACAGTCAATGAGCGCGAGTCAAAGGGCATTGTGCGTAACGATTTCATGAATCTGCTCATCGAGATGAAGCATCGCGGGGAGCTGACGCTGCCCGAAATGGCCGCCCAGTCGTTCATATTCTTTGCCGCCGGCTTCGATACCTCGGCCTCGACCTTGGGATTCGCCCTCTATGAACTGGCCAAGCAGCCACACCTCCAGCTTAAGCTTAGACAGGACATTGAGCAGGCGCTTCAGGCGCATGGAGGCCAATTTACGTACGAGTGCATGCAGGAGCTGCGCTATATGGAGCTGGTCATAGCAG AAACGCTTCGCAAGTATCCCGTGTTGCCTCATCTGTCGCGCGTCTCTCGCAACTTTTATGCGGCCAAGGGCAATAAACACTTCTACATCGAGCCTGGCCAGATGGTTTTCGTACCAGTCTATGGCATACATCACGACCCAGAGCTATATCCGGAGCCGCACAAGTTTATTCCGGAACGATTTCTCGCCGACCAGATGGCACAGCGACACACCGCCTCCTGGCTGCCCTTTGGCGATGGACCCCGCAACTGCATCGGCATGCGTTTCGGCAAGATGCAGACGAGCGTGGCCCTCTTTTATCTGCTAAGGCGCTTTCAGTTTAGTGTCTGTCCGCGAACCGCGtccaaaattgaatttgtcaAGTCCAACATATTGCTATGTCCAGCCAATGGCATCTATTTGAAGGTTGAGGAgctaagaaaataa
- the Cyp6a13 gene encoding probable cytochrome P450 6a13: protein MLTFLLLLVTAGGVIYVWLNQHYTYWRRRGVPGERPVFLLGNMRGFAQRFHWMDINWRIYDKFRGRERFCGFYTFLSKALFVLDLELIKRIMISDFNSFADRGLFHNVRDDPLTGNLLFLDGEQWRWLRQHLTPVFSSGKMKYMFPTMVQVGEQLALSAEQQLGEFEAKDLCARFTTDVIGSCAFGLECNSLANPGSEFREMGRSITERPLHQGIVQAFMFAQPQLARKLRLRLFRPEVSQFFMDTVRQTLEYRKREHVKRNDLIQLLIELGEHTDETKAALSFEQIAAQAMVFFLAGFDTSSTTMSFCLYELALNPAVQQQLRQEIQSTLKRHKQQLGYECLQEMTYLNQVVAETLRKYPVLPHLVRRTTNAYNVPESSLILEPGTRVMIPVHSIHHDPDIYPEPESFDPARFEPEAIQSRHPFAYLPFGNGPRACIGERFGLMQVKIGIVTLLRHYQFRSTQRTQIPLKFSKKNFLIATESGVHLQMERLDIDLP from the coding sequence ATGTTAACGTTTCTTTTATTACTGGTCACCGCCGGTGGCGTCATCTATGTCTGGTTGAATCAGCACTACACGTACTGGCGCCGACGCGGCGTGCCGGGGGAGCGACCTGTTTTCCTGTTGGGTAACATGCGCGGATTTGCGCAAAGGTTTCACTGGATGGACATCAATTGGCGCATTTATGACAAGTTTAGGGGCCGGGAACGATTTTGCGGCTTTTATACGTTCCTTAGCAAGGCGTTATTTGTGCTCGACCTGGAACTGATCAAGCGGATCATGATCAGCGATTTTAACAGCTTTGCGGATCGAGGACTCTTTCACAATGTGCGCGATGACCCACTGACTGGGAATTTGCTGTTTCTAGACGGCGAGCAGTGGCGCTGGCTACGCCAACACCTGACGCCGGTGTTTAGCTCCGGTAAGATGAAGTATATGTTTCCCACAATGGTTCAAGTGGGCGAGCAGCTGGCGTTGAGCGCGGAGCAGCAACTGGGCGAATTCGAGGCGAAGGATCTGTGCGCTCGCTTCACCACGGACGTCATTGGCAGCTGCGCCTTTGGTCTGGAGTGCAACAGTCTTGCCAATCCGGGATCGGAATTCCGTGAAATGGGCCGCTCGATAACGGAACGCCCGCTGCATCAAGGCATTGTACAGGCCTTTATGTTCGCCCAGCCACAGCTGGCAAGGAAATTGCGCCTGCGTCTCTTTCGGCCGGAGGTGAGTCAGTTCTTCATGGACACTGTGCGTCAGACACTGGAGTACAGAAAACGCGAGCACGTCAAGCGCAATGATCTCATCCAGCTGCTCATCGAGCTGGGTGAGCATACGGACGAAACGAAGGCAGCGTTGAGCTTCGAGCAGATTGCCGCACAGGCCATGGTCTTCTTTCTGGCTGGCTTTGACACCTCCTCCACGACCATGTCCTTTTGCCTATACGAGCTGGCGCTCAACCCTGCTgtacaacagcagctgcgccAGGAAATCCAAAGCACCTTGAAGCGTCACAAGCAACAGCTGGGCTACGAGTGCCTGCAGGAGATGACCTACCTTAACCAGGTGGTGGCAGAAACGCTGCGCAAATATCCCGTGCTGCCGCACCTGGTGCGGCGCACAACCAATGCATACAACGTGCCGGAGAGCAGCCTAATCCTGGAGCCGGGCACGCGTGTTATGATACCCGTGCATAGTATACACCACGATCCAGATATATATCCCGAGCCAGAAAGTTTTGATCCCGCACGCTTCGAGCCCGAAGCGATCCAATCGCGTCACCCATTTGCCTATCTTCCGTTCGGAAATGGACCACGCGCCTGCATAGGTGAGAGATTTGGCCTGATGCAGGTGAAGATTGGCATTGTTACACTCTTGCGCCATTATCAGTTTCGGAGCACACAGAGAACTCAGATTCCTCTgaaatttagcaaaaaaaattttcttaTCGCTACGGAGTCTGGAGTTCACCTTCAAATGGAGCGACTTGATATCGACTTACCATAA
- the Cyp6a14 gene encoding probable cytochrome P450 6a14 yields MVLLTIALLGVALALFYNFYLNVYKYWDRRGVPYERPLPILGNMRGIGTRLHFRDINQRLYDRFKGKTPIIGMFMFFKRVAMIVDLDLIKQMLIKDFNTFQDRGVFSNVRDEPLTGHLFTLEGDEWRSMRHKLTPVFTSGKMKHMFGVVVEVGHHLADTMDKAVTAARADGGDVEIKEFCARFTTDVIGTCAFGLECNSLADPHAEFRAKGRMLFEKPRHHQLVQAFIFTNSKLSKKLHMKVFPDDLSNFFMEAVRTTVDHRLKHGIKRNDFLDQLIELRAENEEAARRGNGIDLSQGLTIEQMAAQAFVFFIAGFETSSSTMAFCLYELALQPDVQHRLREEIETVIKATADGELTYDAIGQMSYLEQVLAETLRKHPILPHLMRQTNQDYKVPGTDLVIEQETSIIIPVHSIHHDPDIYPDPERFDPSRFEPDAIKARHQFAYLPFGDGPRNCIGERFGKMQAKIGLICLLRRFKFGVSNRTEIPLILNNRNFPLATKYGIHLKVERV; encoded by the exons ATGGTTCTGCTTACGATCGCCctgctgggcgtggcactggCGCTTTTTTACAACTTCTACCTCAATGTGTACAAGTACTGGGATCGTCGGGGCGTACCCTACGAGCGGCCTCTGCCAATATTGGGCAACATGAGAGGTATCGGCACGCGGTTGCATTTCCGCGACATCAATCAGAGACTCTACGATCGCTTTAAGGGCAAGACACCGATCATTGGCATGTTCATGTTCTTCAAGAGAGTCGCTATGATTGTCGACCTGGATCTGATCAAGCAGATGCTGATCAAGGACTTCAACACCTTTCAGGATCGCGGCGTTTTCAGCAATGTGCGCGATGAGCCGCTTACGGGACACCTATTCACGCTCGAGGGCGATGAATGGCGTTCCATGAGACACAAATTGACGCCCGTCTTTACCTCCGGCAAAATGAAGCACATGTTCGGCGTAGTCGTCGAGGTGGGTCATCATCTGGCCGACACCATGGATAAAGCTGTAACCGCTGCTCGCGCCGACGGTGGCGATGTGGAGATCAAAGAGTTCTGTGCTCGCTTCACCACAGACGTCATTGGCACTTGCGCCTTTGGCCTCGAGTGCAACAGCCTGGCCGATCCGCATGCCGAGTTTCGTGCCAAGGGTCGCATGCTGTTCGAAAAGCCGCGTCACCACCAGCTGGTGCAGGCCTTCATCTTCACCAACTCGAAACTATCAAAGAAACTGCACATGAAGGTGTTTCCCGATGATCTATCCAATTTCTTCATGGAGGCTGTGCGGACGACAGTCGATCATCGACTAAAACACGGCATAAAACGCAATGATTTCCTCGATCAGCTGATTGAGCTACGCGCTGAGAACGAGGAGGCGGCACGTCGTGGGAATGGCATCGATCTCTCTCAAGGCCTCACCATTGAGCAAATGGCCGCCCAGGCTTTTGTCTTCTTCATAGCTGGATTTGAGACCTCCTCCAGCACAATGGCTTTTTGTCTATACGAACTGGCACTGCAGCCGGATGTGCAGCACCGCCTCAGGGAGGAGATCGAAACGGTGATCAAGGCGACAGCGGATGGAGAGCTCACCTACGATGCCATTGGGCAGATGAGCTATTTGGAGCAAGTGCTGGCAG AGACTCTGCGTAAGCATCCGATTCTGCCCCATTTAATGCGACAAACGAACCAGGATTACAAAGTGCCTGGCACAGACTTGGTCATTGAGCAGGAAACATCTATTATAATTCCTGTACATAGCATACACCACGACCCAGATATTTATCCGGACCCCGAGCGTTTCGATCCATCGCGCTTCGAGCCTGATGCCATTAAGGCGCGACACCAATTTGCATATCTTCCATTTGGAGATGGACCTCGCAACTGCATTGGTGAGCGCTTTGGCAAAATGCAGGCCAAGATTGGCCTCATTTGCCTTCTGCGCCGCTTCAAATTTGGTGTATCTAATCGCACGGAGATTCCGCTGATTCTTAATAACCGGAACTTTCCATTAGCCACTAAATATGGCATTCATCTAAAGGTGGAACGTGTTTAA